Proteins encoded together in one Shewanella oneidensis MR-1 window:
- a CDS encoding flavodoxin, which produces MKIVNLVFGTVYGSAQFTAETLEKALTELGYDAKLWQPNEISQFIPPQDELLIVVTSTTGQGDLPDDIQPWYYYLKETAPYLPELKYSVIALGDSSYDTFCGAGKSVDELLTELGAQPIVARLDIDACETMEPEVEAIKWLESWNQLVKSERVA; this is translated from the coding sequence ATGAAAATAGTTAATCTGGTCTTTGGTACTGTGTATGGTAGCGCACAATTTACGGCTGAAACCTTAGAAAAAGCACTGACAGAACTCGGTTATGACGCCAAATTGTGGCAGCCGAATGAAATCAGTCAATTTATTCCTCCACAAGATGAGCTGTTAATTGTGGTGACTTCGACCACTGGTCAAGGGGATTTACCCGATGATATCCAACCTTGGTACTATTACCTTAAAGAAACCGCGCCTTATCTACCTGAGCTGAAATACAGTGTGATTGCGTTAGGTGATTCGAGTTATGACACCTTTTGCGGCGCTGGCAAGTCAGTGGATGAATTACTGACAGAATTAGGCGCACAGCCCATTGTTGCTCGTCTTGATATTGATGCCTGTGAAACCATGGAACCCGAGGTCGAAGCGATAAAATGGCTGGAAAGCTGGAATCAACTCGTCAAATCCGAGCGCGTCGCTTAG
- a CDS encoding PTS transporter subunit EIIC has product MAGKLESTRQIRARRLGHFVTQQWFKFAQRLSQALLIPIAILPAAGVMLGLTVSPIPFMPEVLNVLMLAVGKLIFAIMPILFAVAVAIGFCRDQGIAAFTAVFGYGVMTATLAALADLYQLPTQLVLGMETLDTGIAGGMLIGGVTCFAVRWSQYIRLPAIFSFFEGRRSASLLIIPLAMGLGYVLAHIWPSLSLLIERVSDWAVYQKPAIAFGVYGALERLLIPLGLHHIWNAPFYLEVGQYQLQDAEVVRGEVARYLAGDPQAGNLAGGYLIKMWGLPAAALAIWRCADNSERNRVAGIMLSAAAASWLTGVTEPIEFAFMFVAPLLFLIHVMLSGLAYFVCIMLDIHHSIVFSHGLVDFTLLFSLSRNTGWFAVLGPLTAVIYYILFRGSILAFNLKTPGRLQSDGTKGSKESLRAIIAALGGRDNIVELNACLTRLRLSVHSPELVNKVRLSQLGAKGVIVMGKGVQIVYGTKAETLRKVLQRYLDTRRYEVNCR; this is encoded by the coding sequence ATGGCTGGAAAGCTGGAATCAACTCGTCAAATCCGAGCGCGTCGCTTAGGCCATTTTGTCACCCAGCAATGGTTTAAATTTGCCCAGCGCTTAAGTCAAGCGCTGTTAATCCCTATTGCCATTTTACCCGCCGCGGGGGTGATGCTGGGGTTGACGGTAAGCCCAATCCCTTTTATGCCAGAAGTACTTAATGTATTAATGCTGGCTGTGGGTAAGCTGATTTTCGCGATTATGCCGATTTTGTTTGCTGTGGCGGTGGCGATTGGTTTTTGCCGAGATCAGGGGATTGCAGCATTTACCGCGGTGTTTGGCTATGGCGTGATGACAGCAACCTTGGCCGCTTTAGCCGACCTCTACCAACTACCCACTCAATTAGTGCTTGGCATGGAAACCTTAGATACGGGAATTGCGGGTGGCATGCTGATTGGCGGCGTCACATGCTTTGCAGTGCGTTGGAGCCAGTATATTCGCTTGCCGGCGATTTTTTCCTTTTTTGAAGGGCGACGCAGTGCGTCTTTGTTGATTATTCCTTTGGCAATGGGCTTAGGTTATGTGCTAGCCCATATATGGCCGTCTTTATCCTTATTGATTGAGCGAGTCTCTGACTGGGCTGTTTACCAAAAGCCTGCGATTGCTTTTGGCGTATATGGCGCGCTTGAGCGATTACTTATCCCTTTAGGTTTACACCATATTTGGAATGCGCCGTTTTATTTAGAAGTCGGCCAATATCAGTTGCAGGATGCAGAAGTGGTGCGTGGTGAAGTGGCGCGCTATTTAGCGGGCGATCCGCAAGCGGGAAATTTAGCGGGTGGTTATCTGATTAAAATGTGGGGATTACCGGCAGCGGCGCTGGCGATTTGGCGCTGCGCCGATAACTCGGAGCGCAATCGTGTTGCAGGTATTATGCTCTCGGCTGCAGCAGCCAGTTGGTTGACTGGGGTGACTGAACCCATTGAATTTGCCTTTATGTTTGTGGCGCCGCTGTTGTTTCTTATCCATGTCATGCTGTCGGGACTGGCTTATTTTGTCTGTATTATGCTCGATATTCACCACAGTATTGTGTTTTCCCATGGACTGGTGGATTTCACTCTGTTGTTTTCTCTTTCTCGCAATACGGGGTGGTTTGCTGTGTTAGGGCCACTCACAGCGGTGATTTATTACATCTTGTTTAGAGGAAGTATTCTGGCCTTTAATCTAAAAACGCCAGGACGACTTCAATCTGATGGCACCAAAGGTTCAAAAGAGAGCTTAAGGGCAATCATTGCGGCATTAGGAGGGCGCGATAATATTGTGGAGCTCAATGCCTGTTTAACGCGGTTACGCTTAAGTGTACATAGCCCTGAGTTAGTCAATAAAGTGCGGCTCAGTCAGTTAGGCGCTAAGGGGGTGATTGTGATGGGCAAAGGGGTGCAAATAGTTTATGGCACTAAGGCGGAAACCCTGCGTAAAGTGTTGCAACGCTATTTAGATACGCGGCGTTATGAAGTCAATTGCCGTTAA
- the dapD gene encoding 2,3,4,5-tetrahydropyridine-2,6-dicarboxylate N-succinyltransferase, which produces MEALRQRIEAAFEARTDITPSTVDERVRSDVQHVINMLDKGELRVAEKIDGLWHVHQWLKKAVLLSFRIFDNAVIDGAETKYFDKVPLKFAEYDEARFKAEAIRVVPSATVRKGSFIGKNTVLMPSYVNLGAYVDEGTMVDTWATVGSCAQIGKNVHLSGGVGIGGVLEPLQAGPTIIEDNCFIGARSEIVEGVVVEEGSVISMGVYIGQSTRIYDRETGEVHYGRVPAGSVVVSGNLPSACGKYSLYAAIIVKKVDAKTRSKVGINELLRIVD; this is translated from the coding sequence ATGGAGGCTTTACGCCAACGTATTGAGGCCGCTTTTGAAGCGCGTACCGACATCACACCAAGCACTGTTGACGAGCGCGTGCGTAGCGATGTGCAACATGTCATCAATATGCTCGACAAAGGTGAACTGCGCGTCGCTGAAAAAATCGACGGCCTATGGCATGTTCATCAATGGTTGAAAAAGGCGGTATTACTGTCATTCCGTATTTTTGATAACGCTGTTATTGATGGCGCCGAAACCAAGTATTTTGACAAAGTGCCGTTAAAGTTCGCCGAATATGATGAGGCCCGCTTTAAAGCCGAAGCCATCCGCGTGGTGCCTTCAGCCACTGTTCGTAAAGGCTCGTTCATCGGTAAAAACACCGTATTAATGCCATCTTACGTCAACCTAGGCGCTTATGTTGACGAAGGAACCATGGTCGACACTTGGGCGACTGTGGGATCATGCGCGCAAATTGGCAAAAACGTGCATTTATCGGGTGGTGTAGGCATTGGTGGCGTACTGGAGCCACTGCAAGCAGGACCAACCATTATTGAAGATAACTGCTTTATCGGTGCGCGCTCTGAAATTGTCGAAGGCGTCGTGGTTGAAGAAGGCTCAGTGATTTCCATGGGTGTGTATATCGGCCAAAGTACCCGAATCTATGACCGTGAAACCGGTGAAGTCCATTATGGCCGCGTGCCAGCAGGTTCTGTAGTCGTATCAGGTAACCTGCCCTCAGCTTGCGGTAAATACAGCCTCTATGCTGCGATTATCGTGAAAAAAGTGGATGCGAAAACCCGTAGCAAAGTCGGTATCAACGAACTGTTACGTATCGTCGATTAA
- the truC gene encoding tRNA pseudouridine(65) synthase TruC yields MNQDDIWLDTPEDKQPHTDSDDTQVAPQLRILYQDEHLVAIHKPAGLLVHRSYLARRERFFAMQLTRDLVGCHVFPVHRLDRPTSGVLLFAKSSEVANALCDQFADHSIEKQYLALVRGNMHESGVLDYALKVELDEVADKFANQDKAAQEAVTQYEPLLNAEIPYPSGRYASSRFALVKLSPKTGRKHQLRRHMAHLRHPIIGDTTHGDGKQNAFFRTHFDINRLWLIAKKLTFTHPITHQRLSIETELEPEWETVFAGLGWDDEALSCAPSIFIAG; encoded by the coding sequence ATGAACCAAGATGATATCTGGTTAGATACCCCAGAGGATAAACAACCGCATACCGATAGTGATGATACCCAAGTCGCGCCGCAACTGCGCATTTTATATCAAGACGAGCATCTCGTTGCTATCCATAAACCCGCGGGATTACTGGTGCATCGCAGCTATTTAGCGCGCCGAGAGCGTTTTTTTGCGATGCAATTAACACGCGATCTAGTGGGGTGTCATGTGTTTCCGGTACACCGTTTAGATAGACCGACCTCGGGCGTGTTGTTATTTGCCAAGAGCAGTGAGGTTGCGAACGCGCTTTGCGACCAGTTTGCTGACCATAGTATCGAAAAGCAGTACCTGGCGTTGGTGCGTGGCAATATGCACGAGAGTGGTGTATTGGATTACGCGCTCAAGGTTGAGCTGGATGAGGTTGCTGATAAGTTCGCGAATCAAGATAAAGCAGCCCAAGAAGCGGTGACTCAATATGAGCCGCTACTCAATGCCGAAATTCCTTACCCATCAGGGCGTTATGCAAGTAGCCGATTTGCTTTAGTTAAACTAAGCCCTAAAACTGGGCGCAAGCATCAACTAAGACGCCATATGGCGCACTTACGCCATCCGATTATTGGCGATACAACCCATGGTGATGGTAAGCAAAATGCATTTTTTAGAACCCATTTTGACATCAATCGATTATGGCTGATTGCGAAAAAATTAACCTTTACTCACCCGATAACCCATCAGCGCTTGAGTATTGAAACAGAGCTAGAGCCTGAATGGGAAACCGTATTTGCTGGTCTTGGTTGGGATGATGAGGCGCTATCTTGTGCACCGAGCATATTTATCGCAGGTTAA
- the purU gene encoding formyltetrahydrofolate deformylase, with protein sequence MTDCADAQGLIAKITGVCFNHQLNIIKNSEFVDNAQGRFFMRTELEGHFHCEQLLQDLRQVLPAQNHMTLVSAGKKRIVILVTKEAHCLGDLLMKAYYGGLNVEIAAVVGNHDVLRELVEKFDIPFHLVSHEGLDRIQHEQALLAAVSQYSPDYLVLAKYMRVLTPDFVAEYPNRILNIHHSFLPAFIGAAPYRQAWERGVKIIGATAHFVNNCLDEGPIIKQDVIPVDHSYSALEMAKAGRDVEKSVLSKALQLVLNEQVVVYGNKTIVF encoded by the coding sequence ATGACAGATTGTGCCGATGCCCAAGGGCTTATCGCTAAAATCACCGGTGTGTGCTTTAACCATCAACTTAACATCATTAAAAACAGTGAGTTTGTGGATAATGCGCAGGGACGATTTTTTATGCGTACTGAGCTCGAAGGCCATTTTCACTGCGAGCAATTATTGCAGGATCTGCGTCAAGTATTACCCGCTCAAAATCATATGACTTTAGTGAGCGCGGGCAAGAAACGCATCGTTATATTAGTCACTAAAGAGGCCCATTGTCTCGGCGATCTGTTGATGAAGGCCTATTATGGTGGCTTGAATGTTGAAATTGCCGCCGTGGTGGGCAACCATGATGTACTTAGAGAACTTGTTGAAAAATTTGATATTCCTTTTCATTTGGTGAGTCACGAAGGACTCGATAGGATTCAACATGAGCAGGCGTTATTGGCTGCTGTGTCGCAATACTCGCCAGACTATTTAGTGCTTGCCAAATATATGCGAGTGTTAACGCCCGATTTTGTGGCCGAATATCCTAACCGTATCCTCAATATACATCATTCTTTCCTGCCTGCATTTATTGGTGCTGCACCCTATCGTCAGGCGTGGGAGCGAGGAGTCAAAATCATCGGTGCGACGGCGCATTTTGTGAATAACTGCCTCGATGAAGGGCCGATTATCAAGCAGGATGTGATCCCCGTTGACCACAGTTACAGCGCATTAGAAATGGCAAAAGCAGGTAGAGATGTTGAAAAAAGTGTTCTCAGCAAGGCGCTGCAATTAGTGTTAAATGAGCAAGTGGTGGTTTACGGTAATAAAACCATCGTTTTTTAA